A segment of the Spiroplasma helicoides genome:
TTTAGTGATCAATCTTTAGACCAAGACGACAGAGCAGTCTTAACTGAATTTTCAAAAACTTTGAAAGAATCTGAGTTTATAATTTCAAAAGTAGATGAATTAAGTAATTGTGTAATTTTTATTACTAAAAAAATTAACCAGCTTCCACCAAGTCTTTATTTAAATAATCCAGAAATATTGATTTTATCATTGCCAAAACCAAATAGAGATGAAAGACACAATTTTTTAGCTTCTGTAAAATCTAGAATACAAGTTACAGATATAAGCACAGAATTTGATAATATAGTTGACGCAACAGAAGGTTGAACCATTAAAGAACTGTCTCACTTTGTAAAATTTTCATGTAATTTTAATCAGCCTATACCTTTTAATAAAATGTTTAACATATATAATTTTGGTGAAAAAAGTTCACCATGAGAAGATCTTAGTTATGAAAAAATGTTGAAACTAAAAGATGAGTTAAGCAAAAGGGTTATTGGACAAGAAGATGCAGTTGATAAAGTTGCAAAAGTTATTTATAAAGCTTTCACAGGTTTAACTGGAATAACTTATTCTGCAAAAAGAACCAAACCAAAAGGAACTTTATTTTTTGTTGGACCAACAGGAACCGGAAAAACTGAGTTGGCAAAAGCTATTGCACAATTTATCTTTAATGATGAAGCTAATTTAATTAGATTTGACATGTCTGAATATGGACAAGACAACTCAGATCAAAAACTAATTGGAGCACCTCCAGGTTATGTTGGTTTTGAAGGTGGAGGACAACTAACAAATTCTGTTAAAGAAAAACCTTTCTCTGTTATTTTATTTGATGAAATTGAAAAAGCACATCCTAAAATGTTTGATAAGTTTTTACAAATCTTGGAAGATGGTAGATTAACAGACAACACCGGTCAAACTGTAAGCTTTAGTGAAACATTTATAATATTTACTTCTAATATAGGAGCATCTGAAGTAGTTCCTAGTGCAAATAAAGAAGACGTGTATAATGAATTTGTAAAAAGAGTACAAAATCACTTTACTTTTGAACTAAATAGACCTGAATTGTTAGGAAGATTCGGAAACAATATCATTCCTTTTAACTTTATTAAAGATAAAAGTTTAAAAGCTAAAATTGTTAAACAAAAAGTTAGACCTATACAAATAGCAATTTACGAAAAATATAAAGCTGAACTTCATATTGATTTGCAAGACGAAAGTATTTTAGATAATTTATTAAAAGATGCGGATGAAAGACGTGGTGGAAGAGATGTTTTAAACTCATTGGAAACTAATTTAGTAGATCCTTTATCAGAGTTTATTTTTGAAAATCTTCATAAACTTAAAGCTGGTACTAAAATCTTTGCAAAATCTAATACCGAAAAAAGAAAGTTAGATTTTTTAATAAATGGCTAACATAAACGTTGGTAGATTCTTGATGAATAGTGAAATTGAAGGGCCGGGTACAAGGTTTGTTGTTTGATTACAAGGTTGTACAATAGGTTGTAAAAGCTGTTGTAATCAAGAATTAATTCCAATGGTTCCAAAGTTTTTAATGCCAGTCAGTTTTTTGTTTGAAAAAATTAAAGAAGCAAAACAAAAATACAATATAGAAGGAATTACTATATTAGGGGGTGAACCCTTCATTCAACCCGATGG
Coding sequences within it:
- a CDS encoding AAA family ATPase, with the protein product MSVKRELNQLKNLIGIKKSIILEGNVDDVYELNGKYVNIQEYIMELFSSKKYTDRFLYDRNSGIRGSKLSNLILTSEANNAEGESAASEFEELFNNSGSTDAQEKQDTNNIKNPLQFFSVLNKNLNRADNKKMGFVADYTDYFFSDQSLDQDDRAVLTEFSKTLKESEFIISKVDELSNCVIFITKKINQLPPSLYLNNPEILILSLPKPNRDERHNFLASVKSRIQVTDISTEFDNIVDATEGWTIKELSHFVKFSCNFNQPIPFNKMFNIYNFGEKSSPWEDLSYEKMLKLKDELSKRVIGQEDAVDKVAKVIYKAFTGLTGITYSAKRTKPKGTLFFVGPTGTGKTELAKAIAQFIFNDEANLIRFDMSEYGQDNSDQKLIGAPPGYVGFEGGGQLTNSVKEKPFSVILFDEIEKAHPKMFDKFLQILEDGRLTDNTGQTVSFSETFIIFTSNIGASEVVPSANKEDVYNEFVKRVQNHFTFELNRPELLGRFGNNIIPFNFIKDKSLKAKIVKQKVRPIQIAIYEKYKAELHIDLQDESILDNLLKDADERRGGRDVLNSLETNLVDPLSEFIFENLHKLKAGTKIFAKSNTEKRKLDFLING